Proteins from a genomic interval of Poecile atricapillus isolate bPoeAtr1 chromosome 1, bPoeAtr1.hap1, whole genome shotgun sequence:
- the PPM1A gene encoding protein phosphatase 1A isoform X2, which yields MGAFLDKPKMEKHNAQGQGNGLRYGLSSMQGWRVEMEDAHTAVIGLPNGLDGWSFFAVYDGHAGSQVAKYCCEHLLDHITSNQDFKGPDGPPSVESVKSGIRTGFLQIDEHMRVISEKKHGADRSGSTAVGVMISPQHTYFINCGDSRGLLCRNRKVHFFTQDHKPSNPLEKERIQNAGGSVMIQRVNGSLAVSRALGDFDYKCVHGKGPTEQLVSPEPEVYEIERSEEDDQFIILACDGIWDVMGNEELCDFVRSRLEVTDDLEKVCNEIVDTCLYKGSRDNMSVILICFPNAPKVSPEAVKREAELDKYLESRVEEIIKKQGEGVPDLVHVMRTLATESIPNLPPGGELASKRSVIEAVYNRLNPYRNDDASGLSRNCHKDGHSRL from the exons ATGGGAGCATTTTTAGACAAGCCAAAGATGGAGAAGCATAATGCCCAGGGGCAGGGGAATGGGCTGCGTTACGGGCTGAGCAGTATGCAAGGCTGGCGCGTGGAAATGGAGGATGCACACACGGCTGTGATTGGTTTGCCAAATGGACTTGATGGATGGTCGTTTTTTGCTGTCTATGATGGGCACGCTGGATCACAGGTTGCCAAGTACTGCTGTGAGCATTTATTAGATCACATCACGAGCAACCAGGATTTTAAAGGGCCAGATGGGCCACCATCTGTGGAAAGTGTAAAGAGCGGCATCAGAACAGGTTTTCTGCAAATTGATGAACACATGAGAGTCATCTCCGAGAAGAAGCACGGCGCAGACAGAAGTGGGTCAACAGCTGTGGGTGTCATGATTTCTCCCCAACACACATACTTCATCAACTGTGGAGACTCGAGAGGTTTGCTCTGTCGAAACAGGAAGGTTCACTTCTTCACACAGGATCACAAACCAAGTAACCCGCTGGAGAAGGAGCGCATACAGAATGCAGGCGGCTCCGTAATGATTCAGCGTGTGAATGGCTCCCTTGCTGTTTCAAGGGCACTTGGGGACTTCGATTACAAATGTGTCCATGGGAAAGGTCCTACAGAACAGCTGGTCTCACCCGAGCCTGAAGTTTATGAGATTGAGAGATCAGAAGAAGATGATCAGTTCATCATCCTGGCTTGCGACGGTATCTGGGATGTTATGGGAAATGAAGAGCTGTGTGACTTTGTAAGATCCAGACTTGAAGTCACTGATGACCTTGAGAAAGTTTGCAATGAGATAGTTGACACCTGCTTGTACAAG GGAAGTCGAGACAACATGAGTGTGATATTGATCTGTTTTCCGAATGCACCAAAGGTATCACCAGAGGCGGTGAAAAGAGAGGCAGAGTTGGACAAGTACCTGGAAAGCAGAGTAGAAG AGATCATAAAGAAGCAGGGTGAAGGAGTGCCAGACTTAGTCCACGTGATGCGTACGTTAGCAACTGAGAGCATCCCAAACCTCCCGCCGGGGGGGGAGTTGGCAAGCAA ACGGAGTGTAATTGAAGCTGTGTATAACAGACTGAACCCCTACAGGAACGATGATGCT
- the PPM1A gene encoding protein phosphatase 1A isoform X4 has protein sequence MGAFLDKPKMEKHNAQGQGNGLRYGLSSMQGWRVEMEDAHTAVIGLPNGLDGWSFFAVYDGHAGSQVAKYCCEHLLDHITSNQDFKGPDGPPSVESVKSGIRTGFLQIDEHMRVISEKKHGADRSGSTAVGVMISPQHTYFINCGDSRGLLCRNRKVHFFTQDHKPSNPLEKERIQNAGGSVMIQRVNGSLAVSRALGDFDYKCVHGKGPTEQLVSPEPEVYEIERSEEDDQFIILACDGIWDVMGNEELCDFVRSRLEVTDDLEKVCNEIVDTCLYKGSRDNMSVILICFPNAPKVSPEAVKREAELDKYLESRVEEIIKKQGEGVPDLVHVMRTLATESIPNLPPGGELASKRSVIEAVYNRLNPYRNDDADSASTDDMW, from the exons ATGGGAGCATTTTTAGACAAGCCAAAGATGGAGAAGCATAATGCCCAGGGGCAGGGGAATGGGCTGCGTTACGGGCTGAGCAGTATGCAAGGCTGGCGCGTGGAAATGGAGGATGCACACACGGCTGTGATTGGTTTGCCAAATGGACTTGATGGATGGTCGTTTTTTGCTGTCTATGATGGGCACGCTGGATCACAGGTTGCCAAGTACTGCTGTGAGCATTTATTAGATCACATCACGAGCAACCAGGATTTTAAAGGGCCAGATGGGCCACCATCTGTGGAAAGTGTAAAGAGCGGCATCAGAACAGGTTTTCTGCAAATTGATGAACACATGAGAGTCATCTCCGAGAAGAAGCACGGCGCAGACAGAAGTGGGTCAACAGCTGTGGGTGTCATGATTTCTCCCCAACACACATACTTCATCAACTGTGGAGACTCGAGAGGTTTGCTCTGTCGAAACAGGAAGGTTCACTTCTTCACACAGGATCACAAACCAAGTAACCCGCTGGAGAAGGAGCGCATACAGAATGCAGGCGGCTCCGTAATGATTCAGCGTGTGAATGGCTCCCTTGCTGTTTCAAGGGCACTTGGGGACTTCGATTACAAATGTGTCCATGGGAAAGGTCCTACAGAACAGCTGGTCTCACCCGAGCCTGAAGTTTATGAGATTGAGAGATCAGAAGAAGATGATCAGTTCATCATCCTGGCTTGCGACGGTATCTGGGATGTTATGGGAAATGAAGAGCTGTGTGACTTTGTAAGATCCAGACTTGAAGTCACTGATGACCTTGAGAAAGTTTGCAATGAGATAGTTGACACCTGCTTGTACAAG GGAAGTCGAGACAACATGAGTGTGATATTGATCTGTTTTCCGAATGCACCAAAGGTATCACCAGAGGCGGTGAAAAGAGAGGCAGAGTTGGACAAGTACCTGGAAAGCAGAGTAGAAG AGATCATAAAGAAGCAGGGTGAAGGAGTGCCAGACTTAGTCCACGTGATGCGTACGTTAGCAACTGAGAGCATCCCAAACCTCCCGCCGGGGGGGGAGTTGGCAAGCAA ACGGAGTGTAATTGAAGCTGTGTATAACAGACTGAACCCCTACAGGAACGATGATGCT
- the PPM1A gene encoding protein phosphatase 1A isoform X3 — protein MGAFLDKPKMEKHNAQGQGNGLRYGLSSMQGWRVEMEDAHTAVIGLPNGLDGWSFFAVYDGHAGSQVAKYCCEHLLDHITSNQDFKGPDGPPSVESVKSGIRTGFLQIDEHMRVISEKKHGADRSGSTAVGVMISPQHTYFINCGDSRGLLCRNRKVHFFTQDHKPSNPLEKERIQNAGGSVMIQRVNGSLAVSRALGDFDYKCVHGKGPTEQLVSPEPEVYEIERSEEDDQFIILACDGIWDVMGNEELCDFVRSRLEVTDDLEKVCNEIVDTCLYKGSRDNMSVILICFPNAPKVSPEAVKREAELDKYLESRVEEIIKKQGEGVPDLVHVMRTLATESIPNLPPGGELASKRSVIEAVYNRLNPYRNDDANQLNKPRYAC, from the exons ATGGGAGCATTTTTAGACAAGCCAAAGATGGAGAAGCATAATGCCCAGGGGCAGGGGAATGGGCTGCGTTACGGGCTGAGCAGTATGCAAGGCTGGCGCGTGGAAATGGAGGATGCACACACGGCTGTGATTGGTTTGCCAAATGGACTTGATGGATGGTCGTTTTTTGCTGTCTATGATGGGCACGCTGGATCACAGGTTGCCAAGTACTGCTGTGAGCATTTATTAGATCACATCACGAGCAACCAGGATTTTAAAGGGCCAGATGGGCCACCATCTGTGGAAAGTGTAAAGAGCGGCATCAGAACAGGTTTTCTGCAAATTGATGAACACATGAGAGTCATCTCCGAGAAGAAGCACGGCGCAGACAGAAGTGGGTCAACAGCTGTGGGTGTCATGATTTCTCCCCAACACACATACTTCATCAACTGTGGAGACTCGAGAGGTTTGCTCTGTCGAAACAGGAAGGTTCACTTCTTCACACAGGATCACAAACCAAGTAACCCGCTGGAGAAGGAGCGCATACAGAATGCAGGCGGCTCCGTAATGATTCAGCGTGTGAATGGCTCCCTTGCTGTTTCAAGGGCACTTGGGGACTTCGATTACAAATGTGTCCATGGGAAAGGTCCTACAGAACAGCTGGTCTCACCCGAGCCTGAAGTTTATGAGATTGAGAGATCAGAAGAAGATGATCAGTTCATCATCCTGGCTTGCGACGGTATCTGGGATGTTATGGGAAATGAAGAGCTGTGTGACTTTGTAAGATCCAGACTTGAAGTCACTGATGACCTTGAGAAAGTTTGCAATGAGATAGTTGACACCTGCTTGTACAAG GGAAGTCGAGACAACATGAGTGTGATATTGATCTGTTTTCCGAATGCACCAAAGGTATCACCAGAGGCGGTGAAAAGAGAGGCAGAGTTGGACAAGTACCTGGAAAGCAGAGTAGAAG AGATCATAAAGAAGCAGGGTGAAGGAGTGCCAGACTTAGTCCACGTGATGCGTACGTTAGCAACTGAGAGCATCCCAAACCTCCCGCCGGGGGGGGAGTTGGCAAGCAA ACGGAGTGTAATTGAAGCTGTGTATAACAGACTGAACCCCTACAGGAACGATGATGCT
- the PPM1A gene encoding protein phosphatase 1A isoform X1 — MGAFLDKPKMEKHNAQGQGNGLRYGLSSMQGWRVEMEDAHTAVIGLPNGLDGWSFFAVYDGHAGSQVAKYCCEHLLDHITSNQDFKGPDGPPSVESVKSGIRTGFLQIDEHMRVISEKKHGADRSGSTAVGVMISPQHTYFINCGDSRGLLCRNRKVHFFTQDHKPSNPLEKERIQNAGGSVMIQRVNGSLAVSRALGDFDYKCVHGKGPTEQLVSPEPEVYEIERSEEDDQFIILACDGIWDVMGNEELCDFVRSRLEVTDDLEKVCNEIVDTCLYKGSRDNMSVILICFPNAPKVSPEAVKREAELDKYLESRVEEIIKKQGEGVPDLVHVMRTLATESIPNLPPGGELASKRSVIEAVYNRLNPYRNDDAVSIFSLTFSFPPPQLF, encoded by the exons ATGGGAGCATTTTTAGACAAGCCAAAGATGGAGAAGCATAATGCCCAGGGGCAGGGGAATGGGCTGCGTTACGGGCTGAGCAGTATGCAAGGCTGGCGCGTGGAAATGGAGGATGCACACACGGCTGTGATTGGTTTGCCAAATGGACTTGATGGATGGTCGTTTTTTGCTGTCTATGATGGGCACGCTGGATCACAGGTTGCCAAGTACTGCTGTGAGCATTTATTAGATCACATCACGAGCAACCAGGATTTTAAAGGGCCAGATGGGCCACCATCTGTGGAAAGTGTAAAGAGCGGCATCAGAACAGGTTTTCTGCAAATTGATGAACACATGAGAGTCATCTCCGAGAAGAAGCACGGCGCAGACAGAAGTGGGTCAACAGCTGTGGGTGTCATGATTTCTCCCCAACACACATACTTCATCAACTGTGGAGACTCGAGAGGTTTGCTCTGTCGAAACAGGAAGGTTCACTTCTTCACACAGGATCACAAACCAAGTAACCCGCTGGAGAAGGAGCGCATACAGAATGCAGGCGGCTCCGTAATGATTCAGCGTGTGAATGGCTCCCTTGCTGTTTCAAGGGCACTTGGGGACTTCGATTACAAATGTGTCCATGGGAAAGGTCCTACAGAACAGCTGGTCTCACCCGAGCCTGAAGTTTATGAGATTGAGAGATCAGAAGAAGATGATCAGTTCATCATCCTGGCTTGCGACGGTATCTGGGATGTTATGGGAAATGAAGAGCTGTGTGACTTTGTAAGATCCAGACTTGAAGTCACTGATGACCTTGAGAAAGTTTGCAATGAGATAGTTGACACCTGCTTGTACAAG GGAAGTCGAGACAACATGAGTGTGATATTGATCTGTTTTCCGAATGCACCAAAGGTATCACCAGAGGCGGTGAAAAGAGAGGCAGAGTTGGACAAGTACCTGGAAAGCAGAGTAGAAG AGATCATAAAGAAGCAGGGTGAAGGAGTGCCAGACTTAGTCCACGTGATGCGTACGTTAGCAACTGAGAGCATCCCAAACCTCCCGCCGGGGGGGGAGTTGGCAAGCAA ACGGAGTGTAATTGAAGCTGTGTATAACAGACTGAACCCCTACAGGAACGATGATGCTGTGAGTATCTTTTCTCTTAcattctcttttccccctccccaattaTTTTAG